The following are encoded in a window of Saccharothrix longispora genomic DNA:
- a CDS encoding discoidin domain-containing protein gives MTRRLAAVVVLGALLVPAQHASAAQTIGYPTFSGPAIPAPPVGFSTNGTMRAIHDAESGGTDFWVDRLLARPGNDPAGPWLMTRGRGLFMYTHDPGVVGFGGNAAYWDNISGQHAYAITVGSGSLTEQVSNRWQAPSHWKGVYTRAGVRVDVAKFITHDNVAVTNLTVTNTGSASTTLALRVTSPYATTATGSELTGRRQVKNNLTTIWPRLAGDGFTPANGGLDRSVTLGAGQSTTTKVVMGFVTDEIPQSRTEYDAYRTRTPAAAFATHVRDYNRWWADNIPYIDVPDPAIKKNVYYRWWLMRFNHLDVDIPGQDFQFPVSIEGVTGYNNAIALTQPMHIDDLKYLRDPVYSYGPWLSAGQSSKGGRFMDNPGDPENWSNSYTQYISEAAWRSYQVHGGQRAIAGNLARYAEGDAEGQLATYDTNNNGVIEYDWGAMTGNDADAVSFDWRAGNLDRAETAYVWSGAMAAQQAYALVGDTAKAAEMRALADRVRNGVVNTLWNPSRQLLEHKHVATNTHVPWKEINNYYPYSVGMMPSTDQYKQALRLFADPAEYPVFPFYTANQRDKAAAAAAGHPGSNNFSTINSTVQFRLYSSVLRNYPNQWMTAEDYKKLLYWNTWAQYVGGNTQWPDANEFWANWNGSNRTIDYRSWIHHNILGSSNWTVVEDVAGLRPRTDTRVELSPIDIGWSHFAVENLRYRGLDLTVVWDDPADGVTRYPGVPQGYSVYLNGTRAFTADRLTRVLYDPASGAVTFPSGSGSVLFSTPFAGLRAPQDVVQGSARMVDVFAKAGVDLTSTTPNLAQGAAVTASHTAPGTSTAAAVDGLPTNEPLWGTSGSPNATDWYELDLRQPRAVDELRLHFRDDRAGNRYRAPASYAVQYWTGGGWATAAVRSRTPSTPKANYNNVRFTPVTAQRWRVQLTHAPGFKTALTEVKAYQRGS, from the coding sequence GTGACCAGGCGGCTGGCGGCCGTCGTGGTGCTCGGCGCCCTCCTCGTGCCGGCGCAGCACGCCTCCGCCGCGCAGACCATCGGCTACCCGACGTTCTCCGGCCCCGCGATCCCCGCGCCGCCGGTCGGGTTCAGCACCAACGGCACCATGCGCGCCATCCACGACGCGGAGAGCGGCGGCACCGACTTCTGGGTGGACCGCCTGCTCGCCCGCCCCGGCAACGACCCGGCCGGCCCGTGGCTGATGACCCGGGGCCGGGGCCTGTTCATGTACACCCACGACCCCGGCGTGGTCGGGTTCGGCGGCAACGCCGCCTACTGGGACAACATCAGCGGCCAGCACGCCTACGCCATCACGGTCGGCTCCGGCTCGCTCACCGAGCAGGTGTCGAACCGGTGGCAGGCCCCGAGCCACTGGAAGGGCGTCTACACCCGTGCCGGCGTGCGCGTGGACGTCGCGAAGTTCATCACGCACGACAACGTCGCCGTCACCAACCTGACCGTCACCAACACCGGCTCGGCGTCGACCACGCTGGCGCTGCGCGTCACCTCGCCGTACGCCACGACCGCCACCGGCTCGGAGCTGACCGGCCGGCGGCAGGTGAAGAACAACCTCACCACGATCTGGCCGCGGCTGGCCGGTGACGGGTTCACCCCCGCCAACGGCGGCCTCGACCGGTCGGTCACGCTCGGCGCGGGCCAGTCGACCACCACCAAGGTCGTGATGGGCTTCGTCACCGACGAGATCCCGCAGTCGCGCACCGAGTACGACGCCTACCGCACCCGCACGCCCGCCGCCGCGTTCGCGACCCACGTGCGCGACTACAACCGCTGGTGGGCGGACAACATCCCGTACATCGACGTGCCCGACCCGGCGATCAAGAAGAACGTCTACTACCGCTGGTGGTTGATGCGCTTCAACCACCTCGACGTGGACATCCCCGGCCAGGACTTCCAGTTCCCGGTGTCCATCGAGGGCGTCACGGGCTACAACAACGCCATCGCGCTCACCCAGCCCATGCACATCGACGACCTGAAGTACCTGCGCGATCCCGTGTACTCCTACGGGCCGTGGCTGTCGGCCGGCCAGTCGTCCAAGGGCGGTCGGTTCATGGACAACCCCGGCGACCCGGAGAACTGGTCGAACTCCTACACCCAGTACATCTCCGAGGCCGCTTGGCGCAGCTACCAGGTGCACGGCGGGCAGCGCGCCATCGCCGGCAACCTGGCCCGCTACGCCGAGGGCGACGCCGAGGGCCAGCTCGCCACCTACGACACCAACAACAACGGGGTCATCGAGTACGACTGGGGCGCGATGACCGGCAACGACGCCGACGCGGTGTCGTTCGACTGGCGGGCCGGCAACCTCGACCGGGCCGAGACCGCGTACGTGTGGAGCGGCGCGATGGCCGCCCAGCAGGCGTACGCGCTGGTCGGCGACACCGCGAAGGCGGCCGAGATGCGGGCGCTGGCCGACCGCGTCCGCAACGGCGTGGTGAACACGCTGTGGAACCCGTCGCGGCAGCTGCTGGAGCACAAGCACGTGGCCACCAACACCCACGTGCCGTGGAAGGAGATCAACAACTACTACCCGTACTCGGTGGGCATGATGCCGAGCACCGACCAGTACAAGCAGGCGCTGCGGCTGTTCGCCGACCCCGCCGAGTACCCGGTGTTCCCGTTCTACACCGCCAACCAGCGGGACAAGGCCGCCGCGGCGGCGGCCGGGCACCCCGGCTCCAACAACTTCTCCACCATCAACTCCACCGTGCAGTTCCGGCTGTACTCCTCGGTGCTGCGCAACTACCCGAACCAGTGGATGACCGCGGAGGACTACAAGAAGCTGCTCTACTGGAACACCTGGGCGCAGTACGTGGGCGGCAACACCCAGTGGCCCGACGCGAACGAGTTCTGGGCCAACTGGAACGGCTCCAACCGCACCATCGACTACCGCTCGTGGATCCACCACAACATCCTCGGCAGCAGCAACTGGACCGTGGTCGAGGACGTGGCCGGCCTGCGCCCGCGCACCGACACCCGCGTCGAGCTGTCGCCCATCGACATCGGCTGGTCGCACTTCGCGGTGGAGAACCTGCGCTACCGGGGGCTCGACCTGACCGTCGTGTGGGACGACCCCGCCGACGGCGTCACCCGCTACCCGGGCGTGCCCCAGGGCTACTCGGTCTACCTGAACGGCACGCGCGCGTTCACCGCCGACCGCCTCACCCGCGTGCTGTACGACCCGGCGTCCGGCGCGGTCACGTTCCCGTCCGGCTCGGGATCGGTGCTGTTCAGCACGCCGTTCGCGGGCCTGCGCGCGCCGCAGGACGTCGTGCAGGGCAGCGCCCGGATGGTCGACGTGTTCGCCAAGGCCGGGGTGGACCTGACCTCGACCACGCCGAACCTGGCGCAGGGCGCGGCCGTCACCGCGTCCCACACCGCGCCCGGCACCTCCACCGCCGCGGCCGTCGACGGGCTGCCCACCAACGAGCCGCTGTGGGGCACGTCGGGTTCGCCGAACGCGACCGACTGGTACGAGCTGGACCTGCGCCAACCGCGTGCCGTCGACGAACTGCGGCTGCACTTCCGCGACGACCGCGCGGGCAACCGCTACCGGGCGCCCGCCTCGTACGCCGTCCAGTACTGGACGGGCGGCGGGTGGGCGACCGCGGCGGTCCGGAGCAGGACGCCGAGCACGCCGAAGGCCAACTACAACAACGTCCGGTTCACCCCGGTCACCGCCCAGCGGTGGCGCGTGCAGCTCACCCACGCGCCCGGGTTCAAGACGGCCTTGACCGAGGTCAAGGCGTACCAGCGCGGTTCGTGA
- a CDS encoding PRC-barrel domain-containing protein gives MFPAENLRDWVGMDVIDPDGKTIGDLEAVYVDTRTDQPSFLTVSVGFIGRHRLVFVPAVGVTVRPKELRVRYPKDLVKEAPSIDTDGELLAQDEPKVFAHYQLPYDSAGERLLARR, from the coding sequence ATGTTCCCCGCTGAGAACCTCCGCGACTGGGTCGGCATGGACGTCATCGACCCCGATGGCAAGACCATCGGCGACCTGGAGGCCGTGTACGTCGACACCAGGACCGACCAGCCCAGCTTCCTGACCGTCTCCGTGGGCTTCATCGGACGGCACCGCCTGGTCTTCGTCCCGGCGGTCGGGGTCACCGTGCGGCCGAAGGAGCTGCGCGTCCGCTACCCGAAGGACCTGGTCAAGGAGGCGCCGTCGATCGACACGGACGGCGAGCTGCTCGCCCAGGACGAACCGAAGGTGTTCGCGCACTACCAGCTGCCCTACGACAGCGCGGGCGAACGCCTCCTCGCCCGCCGGTGA
- a CDS encoding carbohydrate ABC transporter permease, producing MKENRVPFWLTGSALAILFLFPLVWAAFASVRTDTGFGLENYDRLFSATDGVSLRHVLNSVVVSALTVGGTLLVATFGGYAFGRFRFPGRDVLFLLTLAILMVPYATILIALYVLLGWLGLEDSLVGLSLVLVTFQLPFSVFMMRNSFAAVPVELEESARVDGCTSFGTLVRIMLPAVRPGLVTVALFAFLTSWSEFFAPLILLNSTDKFTTTLAVVNMRTASHGSIDYAALEAGVVFMAVPCLVLFALLQRSYVRGFTSGALKG from the coding sequence GTGAAGGAGAACCGCGTCCCCTTCTGGCTGACCGGCTCGGCGCTGGCGATCCTGTTCCTGTTCCCGCTGGTGTGGGCCGCGTTCGCGTCGGTGCGCACGGACACCGGGTTCGGCCTGGAGAACTACGACCGGCTGTTCTCCGCGACCGACGGCGTGTCGCTCCGGCACGTGCTCAACAGCGTCGTGGTCAGCGCGCTGACCGTCGGCGGCACGCTGCTCGTGGCCACCTTCGGCGGCTACGCGTTCGGCCGGTTCCGCTTCCCCGGCCGGGACGTGCTGTTCCTGCTCACCCTGGCCATCCTGATGGTGCCGTACGCGACCATCCTGATCGCCCTGTACGTGCTGCTGGGGTGGCTGGGCCTGGAGGACTCGCTGGTCGGGCTGAGCCTCGTGCTCGTCACGTTCCAGCTGCCGTTCTCGGTGTTCATGATGCGCAACTCGTTCGCCGCCGTCCCGGTGGAGCTGGAGGAGTCGGCCCGGGTGGACGGCTGCACGTCGTTCGGGACGCTGGTGCGGATCATGCTGCCCGCCGTGAGACCGGGACTGGTCACCGTGGCGCTGTTCGCGTTCCTGACGTCCTGGAGCGAGTTCTTCGCGCCGCTGATCCTGCTCAACTCCACCGACAAGTTCACCACCACCCTCGCCGTGGTCAACATGCGCACCGCGAGCCACGGGTCGATCGACTACGCGGCGCTGGAGGCGGGCGTGGTGTTCATGGCCGTGCCCTGCCTGGTGCTGTTCGCGCTCCTCCAGCGCAGCTACGTGCGCGGCTTCACCTCGGGAGCGCTCAAAGGCTGA
- a CDS encoding glycoside hydrolase family 43 protein — MRTRNRVFGLGAALALVTALAPPALAANPIVTSYYTADPAPLVVGNTLYVYAGRDEAPPGDTNFRMREWRVLSSTDAATWTDHGARANIATFPWAGADAWASEVEPRGGKYYWYTSVNGNGAGWMDIGVAVGDSPLGPFRDAKGGPLISDSTPNSSGLNIDPTVFTDDDGQAYLYWGGYWGARAAKLKPDMIELDGPVVTPQGLANFWEAPWMFKRNGLYYMVYAANDTNGCVTSSSHACQRYATATSPLGPWTHRGVVLDQVSSTTNHAGVVQFNGQWYIVYHNADAPGGGDFRRSVAVDLLHFNADGTMRKVTQTTTGPPPNPGTNPGTGTNLAPSAAASTSYVSAWESLAALNNGGTPANSADRSNLAYGNWPERGTQWVEYTWPTAKSVNRVSTYWFDDDQGIDLPASCQVQYWTGSAYAPVPGQSACGVAGNTSNSTTFTAVSTTRLRLSITSKPDFSTGVLEWQAFQA; from the coding sequence ATGCGCACCCGCAACCGGGTGTTCGGGCTGGGCGCCGCACTGGCGCTCGTCACCGCCCTGGCACCGCCCGCGCTCGCCGCGAACCCCATCGTCACCTCCTACTACACCGCCGACCCGGCCCCGCTGGTCGTCGGGAACACCCTGTACGTCTACGCCGGGCGCGACGAGGCGCCGCCCGGCGACACCAACTTCCGGATGCGCGAGTGGCGCGTGCTGTCCAGCACCGACGCCGCCACGTGGACCGACCACGGGGCGCGGGCGAACATCGCCACCTTCCCGTGGGCCGGCGCGGACGCGTGGGCGAGCGAGGTCGAGCCGCGCGGCGGCAAGTACTACTGGTACACCTCGGTCAACGGCAACGGCGCGGGCTGGATGGACATCGGCGTCGCGGTCGGCGACAGCCCGCTCGGCCCGTTCCGCGACGCCAAGGGCGGGCCGCTGATCAGCGACAGCACGCCCAACTCGTCCGGGCTCAACATCGACCCGACCGTGTTCACCGACGACGACGGCCAGGCGTACCTCTACTGGGGCGGCTACTGGGGCGCCCGCGCCGCGAAGCTCAAGCCCGACATGATCGAGCTGGACGGTCCGGTGGTCACGCCGCAGGGCCTGGCGAACTTCTGGGAAGCGCCCTGGATGTTCAAGCGCAACGGCCTCTACTACATGGTGTACGCGGCCAACGACACCAACGGCTGCGTCACGTCGTCCAGCCACGCCTGTCAGCGCTACGCCACCGCCACCAGCCCGCTCGGCCCGTGGACGCACCGCGGCGTCGTGCTCGACCAGGTCTCCTCGACCACCAACCACGCGGGCGTGGTGCAGTTCAACGGGCAGTGGTACATCGTCTACCACAACGCCGACGCGCCCGGCGGCGGCGACTTCCGCCGTTCCGTCGCGGTCGACCTGCTGCACTTCAACGCCGACGGCACGATGCGCAAGGTCACCCAGACCACGACCGGGCCGCCGCCGAACCCGGGCACCAACCCCGGCACGGGCACGAACCTCGCCCCGTCGGCGGCCGCGTCCACCTCGTACGTCTCGGCGTGGGAGTCGCTGGCCGCGCTCAACAACGGCGGCACGCCCGCGAACTCGGCGGACCGCTCGAACCTCGCCTACGGCAACTGGCCGGAGCGCGGCACGCAGTGGGTCGAGTACACCTGGCCCACCGCGAAGTCGGTGAACCGCGTGTCCACCTACTGGTTCGACGACGACCAGGGCATCGACCTGCCCGCCTCGTGCCAGGTGCAGTACTGGACCGGCAGCGCCTACGCGCCCGTGCCCGGCCAGTCGGCCTGCGGCGTCGCCGGGAACACCTCCAACAGCACCACGTTCACCGCCGTGAGCACCACCCGGCTGCGGTTGTCGATCACCTCGAAGCCCGACTTCTCGACGGGAGTGTTGGAATGGCAAGCCTTCCAGGCGTGA
- a CDS encoding glycoside hydrolase family 127 protein, producing MSLPTPSRRAVLRAGAVLAATAGATATGAAPGLAAPGPTGPAAAARPDVGTSADPFPLGAVALHAGPFQSNTNRTHAYLRFLDADRLLHTFRLNVGLPSGATPCGGWESPTTELRGHTTGHVLTALAQAYASTGDTAFKAKSDHLVAVLATCQDRATAAGYNTGYLSAFPESFIDRVEARQQVWAPYYTLHKILAGLLDAHLLTGNAQALTVLTRMAGWVAWRNGRLTQAQRQNMLDTEFGGMNEVLANLHQLTGDPAHLAAARHFDHAEVFDPLAQGRDALDGYHANTQIPKALGAIREYHATGETRYRDIATSFWDTVVDAHTYAIGGNSNGEYFKAPNRIASELSDHTCECCNTYNMLKLTRQLFRTNPGRPELFDFHEKALYNHLLGAQDPDSAHGHHSYYVPLRAGGQRTYSNDYQNFTCCHGTGMETNTKHGDSIYFHGGNTLWVNLFIPSTLTWPGRGLTVRQDTGWPETPSTKLTVTGTGPIDLRLRVPSWAAGAQLRLNGTPVAATPGGYARLDRTWASGDVVELSLPMTLTRESAPDNPAVQAVEHGPIVLAGWYGTTDPGTLPTLRPETIRATGTPLRYTATASTGQVTLAPFHQTHRQRYTVYWNVAGTPAPAFIAHYPFDEGSGTTAADATGGGRTATLVGATWTTGRTGSAVELNGTSGHVVLPAGLLAGATAFSVATWVRLDALTTWARVFDFGTGTGGYLFLTPRSSAGGVRYAVTTGGSGAEQRIDAANPLPTGAWTHVAVTQAGDLGVLYVNGAEVARNTALTLRPASLGSTAQNRIGRSQYANDPYLDGAVDGFRLHGRALGAAEVADLHATGR from the coding sequence ATGTCCCTGCCAACCCCCTCCCGGCGTGCCGTCCTGCGCGCCGGCGCCGTGCTCGCCGCGACGGCCGGCGCCACCGCGACCGGCGCCGCTCCGGGCCTCGCCGCCCCGGGTCCCACCGGACCGGCCGCCGCCGCGCGTCCCGACGTCGGCACGTCCGCCGACCCGTTCCCGCTCGGCGCGGTCGCCCTGCACGCCGGACCGTTCCAGTCCAACACCAACCGCACCCACGCCTACCTCAGGTTCCTCGACGCCGACCGGTTGCTGCACACCTTCCGCCTCAACGTCGGCCTGCCGTCGGGCGCCACCCCGTGCGGCGGCTGGGAGTCGCCGACGACCGAGCTGCGCGGCCACACCACCGGGCACGTGCTCACCGCACTGGCCCAGGCGTACGCGAGCACCGGCGACACCGCGTTCAAGGCGAAGTCCGACCACCTGGTCGCGGTCCTGGCCACCTGCCAGGACCGCGCCACCGCCGCCGGGTACAACACCGGCTACCTGTCGGCGTTCCCGGAGAGCTTCATCGACCGCGTCGAGGCCCGCCAACAGGTCTGGGCCCCCTACTACACGCTGCACAAGATCCTGGCCGGCCTGCTGGACGCGCACCTGCTCACCGGCAACGCGCAGGCGCTCACCGTGCTCACCCGGATGGCGGGCTGGGTGGCGTGGCGCAACGGCCGGCTGACCCAGGCCCAGCGGCAGAACATGCTCGACACCGAGTTCGGCGGCATGAACGAGGTGCTGGCCAACCTGCACCAGCTCACCGGCGACCCCGCGCACCTCGCGGCGGCCCGCCACTTCGACCACGCCGAGGTGTTCGACCCGCTCGCCCAGGGCCGCGACGCGCTGGACGGCTACCACGCGAACACGCAGATCCCCAAGGCGCTCGGCGCGATCCGCGAGTACCACGCCACCGGCGAGACCCGGTACCGCGACATCGCCACGTCCTTCTGGGACACCGTCGTCGACGCGCACACCTACGCGATCGGCGGCAACTCCAACGGCGAGTACTTCAAGGCCCCGAACCGGATCGCCTCGGAGCTGTCGGACCACACGTGCGAGTGCTGCAACACCTACAACATGCTCAAGCTGACCCGGCAGCTGTTCCGCACGAACCCCGGCCGGCCGGAGCTGTTCGACTTCCACGAGAAGGCGCTCTACAACCACCTGCTCGGCGCGCAGGACCCCGACTCGGCGCACGGCCACCACAGCTACTACGTGCCGCTGCGCGCCGGCGGGCAGCGCACCTACAGCAACGACTACCAGAACTTCACCTGCTGCCACGGCACCGGGATGGAGACCAACACCAAGCACGGTGACAGCATCTACTTCCACGGCGGCAACACCCTGTGGGTGAACCTGTTCATCCCGTCCACGCTGACCTGGCCGGGGCGCGGCCTCACCGTGCGGCAGGACACCGGGTGGCCCGAGACGCCCTCCACGAAGCTCACCGTCACCGGAACGGGCCCGATCGACCTGCGCCTGCGCGTGCCGTCCTGGGCGGCGGGGGCGCAGCTGCGGCTCAACGGCACGCCTGTCGCCGCGACACCGGGCGGCTACGCCCGCCTCGACCGCACCTGGGCGTCCGGGGACGTGGTCGAGCTGAGCCTGCCCATGACCCTGACCCGCGAGAGCGCCCCGGACAACCCGGCGGTGCAGGCGGTCGAGCACGGGCCGATCGTGCTCGCCGGCTGGTACGGCACCACCGATCCCGGCACCCTGCCGACGCTGCGGCCCGAGACGATCCGCGCCACCGGCACGCCGTTGCGCTACACGGCGACCGCGAGCACGGGGCAGGTCACGCTGGCCCCGTTCCACCAGACGCACCGGCAGCGGTACACCGTCTACTGGAACGTGGCCGGCACGCCCGCGCCCGCGTTCATCGCGCACTACCCGTTCGACGAGGGCAGCGGCACGACGGCCGCCGACGCCACCGGGGGAGGGCGCACCGCCACGCTCGTGGGCGCGACCTGGACCACCGGCCGCACCGGCTCGGCGGTCGAGCTGAACGGCACGAGCGGGCACGTCGTCCTCCCGGCGGGGCTGCTGGCCGGCGCGACGGCGTTCAGCGTCGCCACCTGGGTGCGGCTGGACGCGCTCACCACGTGGGCGCGGGTGTTCGACTTCGGCACCGGCACCGGCGGCTACCTGTTCCTCACCCCGCGCAGCTCCGCCGGCGGCGTCCGGTACGCCGTCACCACCGGCGGCTCCGGCGCGGAGCAGCGCATCGACGCGGCGAACCCGCTGCCCACCGGCGCGTGGACGCACGTCGCCGTCACCCAGGCCGGCGACCTCGGCGTGCTCTACGTCAACGGCGCCGAGGTCGCCCGCAACACCGCGCTGACCCTGCGGCCCGCGTCGCTGGGCAGCACCGCGCAGAACCGGATCGGCCGCTCCCAGTACGCGAACGACCCGTACCTGGACGGCGCGGTCGACGGGTTCCGCCTCCACGGGCGGGCCCTGGGCGCCGCCGAGGTCGCGGACCTGCACGCGACCGGCCGCTGA
- a CDS encoding carbohydrate ABC transporter permease: protein MTATLPRREETRRPPAAPTAPRRRADRARALVGAAYAAPTALVVGLFFLVPLGLVAWMSLHRWPLLGKPRLNAPDNYTGIADDELLRTAAWFTVKYTVITTVLLFAVALGLALLVQHRRPGVGFFRTAFYLPMAVGFASASLLFLGLLSDEIGPVTDLLAWLGLVDGYVSWTGGSPDSALASAVLLVLWRFAGFAMLILLTGLQAIPTDVHEAARVDGATRWQAFRRITLPLMRPTIALVLTMITTGSLLAFDQFWILTRGGPDNSTTSVVMVVYREAFVRLDLGSAAGISVVLLVVLVVFNAVQLGVLRRRSS from the coding sequence ATGACCGCGACCCTGCCGCGCCGCGAGGAGACCCGGCGACCACCCGCCGCCCCGACCGCGCCGCGCCGCCGCGCCGACCGCGCGCGAGCCCTCGTCGGCGCCGCCTACGCCGCACCGACGGCACTGGTGGTCGGCCTGTTCTTCCTGGTGCCGCTCGGCCTGGTCGCGTGGATGTCGCTGCACCGCTGGCCGCTGCTCGGCAAGCCCCGGCTCAACGCGCCGGACAACTACACCGGCATCGCCGACGACGAGCTGCTGCGCACCGCGGCCTGGTTCACCGTGAAGTACACGGTGATCACGACCGTGCTGCTGTTCGCGGTGGCGCTGGGCCTCGCGCTGCTGGTGCAGCACCGCAGGCCCGGCGTGGGGTTCTTCCGCACCGCGTTCTACCTGCCCATGGCGGTCGGCTTCGCCAGCGCGTCACTGCTGTTCCTGGGGCTGCTCAGCGACGAGATCGGGCCGGTGACCGACCTGCTGGCGTGGCTCGGCCTGGTCGACGGGTACGTGTCGTGGACCGGCGGCAGCCCCGACTCGGCACTGGCCTCGGCGGTGCTGCTGGTGCTGTGGCGGTTCGCCGGGTTCGCCATGCTGATCCTGCTGACCGGCCTCCAGGCGATCCCGACGGACGTCCACGAGGCGGCCAGGGTGGACGGCGCGACCCGCTGGCAGGCGTTCCGCCGGATCACGCTGCCGCTGATGCGCCCGACGATCGCCCTGGTGCTGACCATGATCACGACCGGGTCGCTGCTCGCGTTCGACCAGTTCTGGATCCTGACGCGGGGCGGCCCGGACAACAGCACGACGTCCGTGGTCATGGTGGTCTACCGGGAGGCGTTCGTGCGCCTGGACCTCGGGTCCGCCGCGGGGATCTCGGTGGTGCTGCTCGTGGTGCTCGTCGTGTTCAACGCCGTCCAGCTCGGCGTCCTGCGCCGCCGGTCCTCGTGA
- a CDS encoding HD domain-containing protein: MTPARYLARDLARSLVGGTADRWRHTTAVAARADELAVTVPADDREVLVAAAWLHDIGYAPEVADTGFHPLDGARHLERLGWPPRVCALVARHSGARLVAAHLGLDDRLDRYPREGSAVADALTHADQTTDSRGRRVTVPRRLADMLERHGPDSPNARVHHLRGPLLLATADRVERRVGTRS; this comes from the coding sequence GTGACCCCGGCGCGGTACCTCGCCCGGGACCTGGCGCGGAGCCTGGTCGGCGGGACGGCGGACCGGTGGCGGCACACCACCGCGGTCGCGGCGCGGGCGGACGAGCTGGCGGTCACCGTGCCGGCGGACGACCGGGAGGTGCTGGTGGCGGCGGCGTGGCTGCATGACATCGGGTACGCCCCGGAGGTCGCGGACACCGGCTTCCACCCGCTCGACGGTGCCCGCCACCTGGAGCGGCTGGGGTGGCCGCCGCGGGTGTGCGCCCTGGTCGCCCGCCACTCCGGCGCGCGGCTGGTGGCCGCCCACCTCGGCCTCGACGACCGGCTCGACCGCTACCCGAGGGAGGGCAGCGCGGTCGCCGACGCCCTGACCCACGCCGACCAGACCACGGACAGCCGGGGACGCCGGGTCACCGTCCCCCGGCGGCTCGCCGACATGCTGGAGCGGCACGGGCCCGACTCGCCCAACGCGCGGGTCCACCACCTGCGCGGACCGCTGCTGCTCGCCACCGCGGACCGGGTCGAGCGCAGGGTGGGGACCCGGTCGTGA
- a CDS encoding ABC transporter substrate-binding protein, translating to MTTRGLRTTVAVLALTAAACAAPDAGGGDEGVVLTLWTRAATEAVSKAYADAYNATHRDRVEVTAYPNEEYPAKLASAAGAKALPDLFAADVVFAPQYASQGLWADVTDRFAALDVKDRVAPSHVRAGTWEGRNFALPHTVDLSVLLYNKDLYRKAGLDPERPPRTLREYAEHARKVDALGGDVHGTYFGGNCGGCVEFTMWPSVWADGGDVLDAEGQEATVDSPEMADVFALYRSLYEEGVAAPASKDEAGPTWLGALQSGNVGIAPGPSVWLDAIEAKGVDVGVAPISGLDGGESTFVGGDAMGIGATTGHEDAAWEFLAWTTSDEAQVGVVAKGKGVPTRTDLAENEHAEADPRLVTANSLVAKGRTPYARNFNASFNDPQSPWLRTVRGALFGDAALALADGDEAITKSLRQG from the coding sequence GTGACCACAAGAGGGCTTCGCACCACCGTGGCCGTGCTGGCGCTGACCGCCGCCGCCTGCGCCGCGCCCGACGCGGGCGGCGGGGACGAGGGCGTGGTGCTGACCCTGTGGACCCGCGCCGCGACCGAGGCCGTGTCCAAGGCGTACGCGGACGCCTACAACGCCACCCACCGCGACCGCGTCGAGGTGACCGCGTACCCCAACGAGGAGTACCCGGCGAAGCTCGCGTCCGCGGCCGGGGCGAAGGCCCTGCCCGACCTGTTCGCCGCGGACGTGGTGTTCGCGCCGCAGTACGCCTCCCAGGGCCTCTGGGCGGATGTGACCGACCGGTTCGCCGCGCTCGACGTGAAGGACCGGGTGGCGCCCTCCCACGTGCGGGCAGGCACGTGGGAGGGGCGCAACTTCGCGCTGCCGCACACGGTCGACCTGTCCGTGCTGCTCTACAACAAGGACCTGTACCGCAAGGCGGGCCTCGACCCGGAGCGGCCGCCGCGCACGCTGCGCGAGTACGCCGAGCACGCGCGGAAGGTCGACGCGCTCGGCGGCGACGTGCACGGCACGTACTTCGGCGGCAACTGCGGCGGCTGCGTCGAGTTCACGATGTGGCCCTCGGTGTGGGCGGACGGCGGCGACGTCCTGGACGCCGAGGGGCAGGAGGCCACCGTCGACTCGCCGGAGATGGCCGACGTGTTCGCCCTGTACCGCTCCCTCTACGAGGAGGGGGTGGCCGCGCCCGCGTCCAAGGACGAGGCCGGCCCCACCTGGCTCGGCGCGTTGCAGAGCGGCAACGTCGGCATCGCGCCGGGCCCGTCCGTGTGGCTCGACGCCATCGAGGCGAAGGGGGTCGACGTCGGGGTCGCGCCGATCAGCGGCCTCGACGGCGGCGAGTCCACGTTCGTCGGCGGCGACGCGATGGGCATCGGCGCGACCACCGGGCACGAGGACGCGGCCTGGGAGTTCCTGGCCTGGACGACCTCCGACGAGGCCCAGGTCGGCGTGGTCGCCAAGGGCAAGGGCGTGCCGACCCGCACGGACCTCGCCGAGAACGAGCACGCGGAGGCCGACCCGCGCCTGGTCACCGCGAACAGCCTGGTCGCCAAGGGCCGGACGCCCTACGCCCGCAACTTCAACGCCTCGTTCAACGACCCGCAGAGCCCGTGGCTGCGGACCGTGCGCGGCGCGTTGTTCGGCGACGCGGCCCTGGCGCTCGCCGACGGCGACGAGGCCATCACCAAGTCCCTCCGGCAGGGCTGA